The Cellulomonas oligotrophica sequence GCGGTGGCGGCCTGGGTCGTGCTGCGCCGCAGCTGCTCGAGCGCGGTGGGCGCGCGCCGTCAGCCGCGAGCCCGTGCGCCGCTCGCGCCGCGCCGAGCACACGCTCACGCCTGACCTCGGCTCGCGGCGAGCATGTCTTCCCGGGAGACGACCTTGATGCGCTCCCGGCCCTGCGCTGCACCCAGCGACCGCTCGTAGGCGTCGAGAAGCTCCCAGCCGGACCACTCGACGTGGTCGACGCCGCGCGCCACGAGCAGGTCCGTGACGGCTTGCGGCTCGGGATGCGCGGGTCGCTGCAGCCGGTCGAGGTCCGACACGAGGTGCTTGACCGTCTCGGCGGCGTCGGACTTGGTGTGGCCGATGAGCCCGACGGGCCCGCGCTTGATCCACCCGGTCGCGTACACGCCGGGGACGCGCTCGCCGTCGACGTCGACCACGCGGCCCTCCCGGTTCGGGATGACGCCCGCGACGTCGTCGAACGGGATGTCGACGAGCGGGGAGCCGAAGTAGCCGACCGCGCGGTACACGGCCTGGACCGGCCAGTCGTGCAGCTCGCCGGTGCCGGTGACGTTGCCGTCGCCGTTGAGCGCGGTGCGCTCGGTGCGCAGCCCGACGACCTTGCCGTCCTCGCCGAGGACCTCGACGGGCTTGTGCAGGAAGTGCAGGTGGATGCGCCGGCTCGCGGTGTTCTCCTCGGGCCCCTTGAGCGTCCAGTCCGTGAGGGTCTTGACGACCTGCTTGGTCTGGTTCGACGAGTGGATCGCCGCCATCGAGCCCTCGTCGAAGTCGAAGTCCTCGGGGTAGACGATGACGTCGACGTCCGGCACGTGGCCGAGCTCGCGGAGCTCGAGCGGGGAGAACTTGACCTGCGCGGGGCCGCGGCGCGCGAAGACGTGCACGTCGGTGACCGGCGAGGCCTTGAGCTGGTCGTAGACGTTCGCGGGGATCTCGGTCGGCAGCAGGTCGTCGGCGTGCTTGGCGAGGATGCGCGCGACGTCGAGCGCCACGTTCCCCGCGCCGAGGACGGCGACGTGCTGGGCCTCGAGCGGCCACGTGCGCGCGACGTCGGGGTGCCCGTCGTACCAGGACACGAAGTCCGCGGCGCCGTACGACCCCTCGAGCTCGATGCCCGGGATCGTCAGCGCCGCGTCGCGGATCGAGCCGGTCGAGAAGATCACCGCGTCGTAGAACTGGCGCAGGTCGTCGAGCTTGAGGTCGGTGCCGTAGTCGACGTTCGCGAGCAGGCGGA is a genomic window containing:
- a CDS encoding FAD-dependent oxidoreductase; the protein is MPVTHEQTSHQAPAGALRVAVVGAGPAGIYAADILSKAGLAVSIDLFERLPAPFGLVRYGVAPDHPRIKQIIVALHKVLERGDIRLLANVDYGTDLKLDDLRQFYDAVIFSTGSIRDAALTIPGIELEGSYGAADFVSWYDGHPDVARTWPLEAQHVAVLGAGNVALDVARILAKHADDLLPTEIPANVYDQLKASPVTDVHVFARRGPAQVKFSPLELRELGHVPDVDVIVYPEDFDFDEGSMAAIHSSNQTKQVVKTLTDWTLKGPEENTASRRIHLHFLHKPVEVLGEDGKVVGLRTERTALNGDGNVTGTGELHDWPVQAVYRAVGYFGSPLVDIPFDDVAGVIPNREGRVVDVDGERVPGVYATGWIKRGPVGLIGHTKSDAAETVKHLVSDLDRLQRPAHPEPQAVTDLLVARGVDHVEWSGWELLDAYERSLGAAQGRERIKVVSREDMLAASRGQA